One part of the Denticeps clupeoides chromosome 16, fDenClu1.1, whole genome shotgun sequence genome encodes these proteins:
- the paqr5b gene encoding membrane progestin receptor gamma-B: MLLRQPLAAFRRATSLTMLSLLKLPRLFTVQQVPKVFHEDSIVAGYRHPCSSARDCILSLFQLTNETLNIWTHFLPTWYFLYKLLTVVLIGDVWHDAFTWPLLVFLLSCCVYPLASSCAHTFSTMSTRARHICFFFDYGALSFYSLGSAIIYSAYVVPDEWVNTTFHRYYVSLAVFNTVVCTALACYSRLGLPFVHYNHDTIKRFSEYQSPKLGKTIRIGAFAYPYLFDNIPLFYRIFMCSGDGCTVNDANVLHYYHTALAFLTAFLFATHLPERLAPGRFDYFGHSHQLFHVCGIIGTHFQMQAIEMDMKLRRQWLSTHSVPITFSGTVGAAAFCVVLSLGVIYIFSLALLRSPTQKSEKGAKQ; encoded by the exons ATGCTGCTACGCCAGCCCCTCGCCGCATTTCGCCGTGCAACATCTCTGACCATGCTGAGCCTCCTCAAACTACCTCGCCTCTTCACCGTCCAACAAGTGCCTAAA GTATTCCATGAGGACAGTATCGTCGCTGGGTATCGGCATCCCTGCAGTTCAGCCCGAGACTGCATACTCAGCCTCTTCCAGCTGACCAATGAGACGCTCAATATCTGGACTCACTTCCTCCCCACCTG GTACTTTTTATACAAGCTGCTGACAGTGGTGCTGATCGGGGACGTGTGGCACGACGCCTTCACCTGGCCGCTGCTGGTGTTCCTGCTGTCGTGCTGCGTGTACCCGCTGGCGTCCAGCTGCGCCCACACCTTCAGCACCATGTCCACCCGGGCCAGGCACATCTGCTTCTTCTTTGACTATGGCGCGCTGAGCTTCTACAGTCTGG GCTCTGCTATCATCTACTCGGCATACGTAGTGCCAGATGAATGGGTGAACACCACCTTCCACAGATATTACGTGTCTCTGGCTGTTTTCAACACTGTGGTCTGCACCGCCCTGGCCTGTTACTCAAG GCTTGGCCTGCCGTTTGTCCACTATAACCATGACACCATAAAAAG attctcTGAATACCAGAGCCCAAAACTGGGCAAAACCATCCGGATTGGAGCATTCGCCTACCCTTACCTGTTTGACAACATTCCCCTCTTTTACAGG ATCTTTATGTGTAGCGGCGACGGCTGCACGGTTAATGATGCAAACGTCTTGCACTACTACCATACTGCCCTCGCATTTCTCACGGCATTTCTCTTCGCTACACACCTGCCCGAGCGGCTGGCACCGGGCCGCTTTGACTACTTTG GTCACAGCCACCAGTTGTTCCATGTCTGTGGCATCATTGGCACTCACTTCCAGATGCAGGCCATAGAGATGGACATGAAGCTGCGACGCCAGTGGCTTTCCACCCACTCGGTGCCCATCACCTTCTCTGGCACCGTGGGAGCGGCAGCTTTTTGCGTTGTGCTCAGCCTGGGTGTCATCTACATTTTCAGCCTGGCCCTGTTACGCTCACCCACCCAGAAAAGCGAAAAAGGTGCAAAGCAGTAA
- the glceb gene encoding D-glucuronyl C5-epimerase B, producing MRCLAARVHYKTLIVICALLTLITVLLWNKCSSNRTLRFLPRAPPAPSPKGDAQQQPQPPEPPPVVGGVKYEEIDCLINDETTIKGRREGNDIYLPFSWLEKYFEVYGKVVQYDGYDRFEFSHSYSKVYAQREPYHPNGVFMSFEGYNVEVRDRVKCISGVEGVPLSTQWGPQGYFYAIQIAQYGLSHYSKNLTERAAHVEVYDTAEERDSRPTAWNVPKGCTLSRFYDAARLSSVRQFSSPENSEGVSLPLGNTRDFIISFDLKFVSNGSVSVVLETTEKGPPFVIHYVTTTQLIAFKDRDITYGIGQRTSWTTVTRDLLTDLRKGVGLSNTKAVKATKTMPRRVVKLVLRGRGFIDNVTISTTAHMAAFFAASNWLVRNQDERGGWPIMVTRKLGEGFRALEPGWYSAMAQGQAMSTLVRAYLLTKDNTYLKAAMRATGPFKLPSEQHGVKATFMNKYDWYEEYPTTPSSFVLNGFIYSLIGLYDVAETAGDVLGRDAGQLYSRGMESLKAMLPLYDTGSGTIYDLRHFMLGSAPNLARWDYHTTHINQLQLLASMDSSPVFRDFIKRWKSYLKGGRAKHN from the exons ATGCGCTGCCTGGCGGCCCGGGTCCACTACAAGACCCTCATAGTGATCTGTGCCCTCCTGACACTCATCACAGTCCTGCTGTGGAACAAGTGCTCCAGCAACCGGACGCTTCGTTTCCTGCCCAGGGCCCCTCCGGCTCCCAGCCCCAAGGGCGATGCCCAGCAGCAGCCTCAGCCCCCAGAGCCCCCGCCGGTGGTGGGGGGAGTTAAGTACGAGGAGATTGACTGCCTGATCAACGACGAGACCACTATTAAAGGCAGACGGGAGGGCAACGACATCTACCTGCCCTTCAGCTGGCTTGAGAAGTATTTCGAAGTTTACGGCAAGGTGGTGCAGTACGACGGCTACGATCGCTTTGAGTTTTCCCACAGCTACTCCAAAGTGTACGCCCAGCGGGAGCCATACCACCCCAACGGGGTCTTCATGTCCTTTGAGGGGTACAATGTGGAGGTCCGGGACCGTGTTAAGTGCATCAGTGGAGTGGAAG GAGTGCCTCTGTCCACGCAGTGGGGACCGCAGGGCTACTTCTACGCCATCCAGATCGCCCAGTATGGCCTGAGCCACTACAGCAAGAACCTGACCGAGCGGGCGGCCCACGTGGAGGTGTACGACACTGCCGAGGAGCGGGACAGCCGGCCCACCGCCTGGAACGTCCCCAAGGGCTGCACCCTGAGCAGGTTCTACGACGCCGCCCGTCTCTCCTCGGTCCGGCAGTTCAGCTCGCCAG AGAACTCTGAGGGCGTCTCTCTTCCCCTGGGAAACACAAGGGACTTCATCATCTCCTTCGACTTGAAGTTTGTGTCCAACGGCAGCGTGTCCGTGGTGCTTGAGACGACTGAGAAGGGGCCACCGTTTGTCATCCACTACGTTACCACCACACAACTCATCGCCTTCAAGGATCGGGACATCACCTACGGGATCGGCCAACGCACCTCCTGGACCACGGTGACCCGCGACCTGCTGACGGACCTGCGCAAAGGAGTGGGTCTGTCTAACACGAAGGCCGTGAAGGCCACCAAGACCATGCCCCGGCGTGTGGTCAAGCTAGTCCTCCGGGGTCGCGGTTTCATAGACAACGTCACCATCTCCACCACGGCCCACATGGCTGCCTTCTTTGCAGCCAGCAACTGGCTGGTGAGGAACCAGGACGAACGGGGTGGCTGGCCCATCATGGTGACCCGGAAGCTGGGCGAGGGCTTCCGGGCGCTGGAGCCAGGCTGGTACTCCGCCATGGCCCAGGGGCAGGCCATGTCAACGCTGGTGCGCGCCTacctgctcaccaaggacaACACGTACCTCAAGGCCGCCATGCGCGCCACGGGGCCCTTCAAACTACCCTCAGAACAGCATGGCGTCAAAGCCACGTTCATGAACAAGTACGACTGGTACGAGGAGTACCCCACCACGCCCAGCTCCTTCGTGCTAAACGGGTTCATTTACTCTCTGATTGGCCTGTACGACGTGGCCGAAACGGCCGGGGACGTGCTGGGCAGAGACGCCGGGCAGCTCTACAGCCGCGGCATGGAGTCGCTCAAGGCCATGCTGCCCCTGTACGACACCGGCTCCGGGACCATCTACGACCTTCGGCACTTTATGCTGGGCTCCGCCCCCAACCTGGCCCGCTGGGACTACCACACCACGCACATCAATCAGCTGCAGCTGCTGGCCTCCATGGACAGCTCGCCCGTCTTCAGGGACTTCATCAAGCGCTGGAAGAGCTACCTAAAGGGGGGACGGGCCAAGCACAACTAG